From the genome of Halobacteriovorax marinus SJ:
GATGAAATCGTAGGTAAGCATCATAGAATTTTCTGTGACGGTGACTATGTTAAAACTTCTGAATATGAGAATTTCTGGGCAGATCTTAGAAAAGGAAATCCATGTAGTGGTAGATTTAAAAGATTTGATAAAGATCATAACACTATTTGGTTACAAGCAACATATAATCCAAATTTCGATAATATGGGTGTTCCTTGTGGTGTAACAAAATTTGGTGCAGATATTAGTACTCAGGTTGAAGTTGAGGAAACAGTAACGAAGCTCTCTGAGGAGTTTACAAATAATACTAGAGATATATCTTCTAAGGCCACAGATGTTGCGACAGGAGCTCAGGCCCTAGGTGCTACAACAGAGGAGATGAATGCTTCTATCGAAGAGTTGACTGCTTCAATTAACGCTATTGCCGAAAACTCTAAGAATACAGATGCTGTAGCAAAGACGACACATCATGAAGCTGAAACTGGCGCTCAAGCAATTGCTAAGGCCATTGAGTCAATGGATTTAATTAGTAAATCTTCAGAAGATATTAGCGAAATTGTAAAAGTTATAAGTGAGATTGCTAATCAAACGAACTTACTCGCATTCAATGCTGCAATTGAGGCGGCGAGAGCTGGGGAGCATGGTTTAGGTTTTTCAGTTGTTGCGGATGAGGTGAGAAAGCTTGCTGAGAGATCTTCACAAGCTACAAAGGAAATATCAAAACTAATTAACGAAAGTGTTAAAAGAATATCTCAGGGGAGTGAAATCTCTAAGCAAGCAGGTGTTGCTTTTGGAAAAATTGTTGAAGGTGTTAATAAGACAACTCAGGCCATCTCAGAAGTATCTTGTGCCGCTGAGGAGCAATTGGTTGCGGCCAGAGAGATAAGCTCTGCAATTCAAGAAGTTGCTGAACAGACTGAAACATCAGCCTCGGCATCAGATTCAATTGCAAGTGCTACAAGAGAGCTCTCAGAAGGTGCTATTGAGTTGAAGAGAACTGTAGATAAGTTCAAGGTTGCGTAAGTATGATGTCTTTACCGATAGAAGACCTCACTGATTCCAATTTAAAGAGTGTCATCTCCTTCGTTCATAGTGCTACTGGGATTACTATCCCAGAGCACAAAAAGACAATGATACAAAGAAGATTATCTCCTAGATTAAAGTTTCATTCTTTAACAAGTTATAGTGATTACTTAAAGCTTGTTAAATCTGATTCTGAAGAAATGGTTCAATTTATTAATATGGTTACAACAAACGAGACAAACTTCTTTAGAACTGAAAGAGTTTGGGAATATTTTGAATGTACCTTTCTTCCTAGCTTTCTTGAAATGAATCCCGGAAAGACTTTAAAAGTTTGGTCTGCAGCCGCTTCTACGGGCGAAGAAGGGTATAGTATTGGTATGTGCTGCGAGGACTTTAAAAGGAGACAGTCAACTTCATTTGATTACTCTGTTCTTGGAACTGATATTTCTAGTCGTGTGATTGATTTGGCCACTAGTGGTCGCTATAGTGGTCGAAATATTGATAATATTAAAAAGAAGTCTATAGACCGCTTTAATCGGTTTTTTAATAAAGTCGGAGATCAACACATTGTATCTTCGATATTAAGATCTAAGGTTTCTTTTGCTACTCATAATTTATTCAATACTCTAAAGAGTGATGAGTTATTTGATATCGTCTTTTTAAGAAATGTATTAATTTATTTTTCTACTGAAGACCAAAAGAAAGTTATCCATCATCTGATTAAAAAGATGGCACCTGGTGCGATCCTAGTTGTTGGAGAGTCTGAATCATTATCAAACTTAAATACCGAACTTGAGTTCATTTCACCTCTTATTTATAGGAAGAGAGTTTAATTTGGCACTGAAGATTGTACACGTGAAAATTGGAGAAGTTAAAGTCGCGAGAGGTGAAGAGCTTCTCAAGGCAACGCTTGGTTCTTGCGTAGGAATCTCATTCTTCGATACGAAGACTTCAAGATGTGCATTGGCCCATTGTTTACTTCCAACTTCAAATGGGGGCTACGGCATTGGTGCAAAGTATGTAAATCAAGCGATGGATTCATTAGTGGCGTTAATGAAAGTGAGAGGCAGAGAGCAGAGTGACTTTATTGTTTCATATGCTGGTGGTGCCAATATGATGAACCAAATTGCTCACAATAGAGATAATGAAATTGGTTATAAGAATTTAATGAAATTAAAAGAAATATTGTCTAGCTATGATTTTAAAGTGAAAGAGCTTGATTGTGGAGATCATTGTGGAAGACAGATGAGTATATTAAGTCCAACTGGTGAAGTTCAGGTTATGAGACTTGACGAGGGTTAAGCTATGGAAGCTCTTAGTAGTAATGAAATAATTGAAAACTATATTGAAAAATTAATTTACGGCTCATTTAAAGTTGGCTCGATGGAAGTTGCTCTAGATGTAAAATTAGTTCAAGAAGTCGTTAATTATCCTGAGACTGTGACTAAGATGCCTCTGCCAACACCATATCTAGAAGGTATTTTTAATTTAAGAGGGGCGATTATTCCTATCGTTAATTTAAGAGAACTCTTAGGTCTTGGGGAAATTGAAATTACAGGAACAGAGAAAGTTGCCATCGTTGAATGTCAAGGTGCGAAGATAGGTCTAGTCTTTGATTCTACAAGTGAAATCTTACGAATTTCAAAAGAAGATATAGTTCCTCACTCAAAAGAGAATGCTCAAGATGCATTTATGTCTGGCTGTATAAAGTTACATGAAGACTCGAGAATGTTGCATGTTCTGAATATAGATTCACTTGTCAAAATTTCAAATATTTCTGACTTACTAACAAAGCAAAAAATAAGCACAGGAGTTCTAACACATAAGGATTTCCAGAGAAATATGAAGAAATGTATTTCTTTCTCTGTTGGAAGCTTGCAAATGAGTTTTGAGATAACTGGAATTAATGAAGTCATTAAAGTTACTGAGTTAAAAGAGAGCCATGTCCAGTGTGATTTATGTCTTGGGGTGGTTGAGTTAAGAGGCCTAGTGATACCTATTATAGATATTAACTTCTATCTCGAAGGGACGGGTTATAGATTATCAGATGTTGTAGATCAAAAAATCATTATTTTAAGAAATCAAGAGATTTGCATTGGTCTTCTTGTAGACTCTGTGGAGAGCATTCTCTCTTTTTCAGAAAACGATCTTATGCCAATCCCTATTTTTAGAGAGAAATATAAAGAGCTATTTGCTGGATGTATTTCCAAAGAAGGCGAAGGGGATATTGTCTTATTAGATCATCGAGTTATTCTAGATAATCCTGAAATTATAGAAATCTCTAAAGGTCATGATCTTATCTATAATAAAGATTATAAAGATGAAAACTCACAGAGAAAGCAAGTTATCAATCAGTCTTTCATTTCATTTACTCTGGGTGATATGTATGGATTTGAAATAGGAGATATTAGAGAGATCATTAGTTATCCCAAAGAAATTTCTCCAAGCCCTGGGGCATCCTCTTACATAAAAGGCGTTTTAAATCTTCGAGGAGATGCCGTTACTATTGTAGATACTAGAAAGCTATACTCTATGAATAGTGTTGAAATTGACTACGAAAAATCTAAGATTTTAATTTTTGAGGCCGGCGAGAAATTAGTAGGGCTTATTGTTGATTCTCTAGAGAGTATTGTAACGATAGATATAAACTCTAAAATTATTTTGCCAAAGATTGTAACTAGGGATCTTGAATCTAAGTTTGGAAAAGACCTTAAAGAAGTGATTACTTACAACGCCGGGGAAGAGAAGGACCGTGTGTTAACAGTTTTAAATGTCGAAAATATTGCTTTGCGTTTTTAGTTTGATGTATCAAACTTTATTAACTCTATGATATGAACTCTCTAATTAGAGGAGAGTTCAATGTCTAAATTTCTATACCTATTATTATTAATACCATCTTTAATAAATGCTGCGGCGATTCCTGAGAATGGCCTCTTAAGACCTGTAAGTGCAAAATCTAACAGCGAAGAGAAAATCTTCAATACTTTAATTGATAAAGTAGAGAAGGCCTATAGACCCTATATAGAATCTTACTCCAAGGAATTTAATGTAGAGAGATATTGGGATGACCCTAAGGTTAATGCTGCTGCTTGGATTAAGGGAGATTCCTACAACTTTAAAATCTATGGTGGCCTATTTAGGTTTGAGACTATTTCTCATGATGCCTTTCTCTTAGTTGCTTGCCATGAAGTAGGGCATCTGATTGGAGGAGCCCCTACGTATAAACCTTTTAATGATGGGAGTTCAGAAGGACAGGCCGATTATTTTTCTATTACTAAATGCTTTAGAAAAGTGGTCAGAGGAGAAGACCACAAGAAGACTTTAAGAGGGAAGAGTTTAGAACCTCTTGCTATAAAGGAGTGCGAGTTAAGTTTTTCTAAGAAGAGTGAAGACTATCAAATATGTCTAAGATCATCTGTTGCAATAAAAGATATGGCAAAAACGCTAAAGGCCATTTCAAATATATCTGAAGTGCCAAGTATCAATACTCCAGATCCTTATGAGAGAATGTTTATTATTTTCAATGGCTACCCAAATCCACAGTGCCGTATCGACACACTCTTTGCTGGAAGTTTATGTAATGTTTCAGAGGAAGAGGAGAACGATTTCTATTTAAAACTCTATAATAAAGGAAATTGTGCAGTGGCCAATGGGGATCAGAGAGGACTGCGTCCGAAGTGTTGGTACGTACCTAGAGAGGAAGATAAGGTTTGAAAGCGTATTTGACGCGTTAGGTTGGTCTATAATCTAGGCTTTTCTGTAAGTTTTAGCGTGGCTTCCTTGGCATTATTACTTAAGTTGTGGGAGAATTTTAGTAATATTAATTGATTAAAGGATTAACAATGGCAGAAGAAAAAGGATTAAAGAAACCTGTAAAGTTAAAAGCTGATCTTGCAGCAATGCTTAATGCTACAGAGTTACCAAGAACTGAAATTACAAAGAAGTTATGGGACTATATTAAAGCTAATAAATTACAAACTAAAACTGAAAATGGTGCTCCAGAGAATGCTGGAAAGTTCATTGTAGCTGATGCAACTCTTCTACCAATTTTCAAAAATACTAAGTCTACAAGTAAGTCAGGGAAGTTAACTGATTTAACAAATATGAAAGAAGGCGAGACAATCAACATGATGCAAATGGCTGCTGTTGTTGGTGCCAATATCGAAAAGTAATTTTCTAGCGCCGTTTAGGCGCTATTTTTCTATCCCGTATTTTTTCCAGATTTGATTTAATATACCTTCGCTCTTCATCTTTGTAATGAGTGAGTTCAACTCGTTTAGACTAGGTGATACATCTTTTCTAAGAAGAATAGTGTGGCGATAAATTTGATCAAACTTCTTACTTTGTAGGATTCTCTCTCTTAGTTCAGGGTTCTTGTTAAGAAAGAGATTTAGAAATGACTCCGTTACAATTGCCATTGATTCAGTATCACTTTTAAGAACTGACATGATATTTTCTTCATGAGAGTTTCCTAGCTTCATACCAAAGTACTTTTCTAGGTAACCCTTATTCGATACGAAATTAGCAAACTTATAATGAAAACCATTTATGCCATAGATAGTTTTTCCTTTTAAGGAGTCGAAGAAGCTTTGATCTCTTCCTTTTTCAACCCTGGCTATAAAGACTTCTCCTCCATTTAAAATAACTTGTGATGGTTGAATCGGCTCTTCTTGCCAGCCCCAAATAATATTCTCAAAGAAAATCATATCGTACTTTTTAGAATTAAAGTCTCTATATCTGTTCTTGGCAGTTGTTAGGACAAATTCAAATTTGTAATTACTTTGAGATTGATTGATGGTCTCAATAAGATCTAGTGTCATACCAGTTGGAATATTATTTTTGACAATGACAAAGGGCGGGAATTCATATCCTCCGACTTTTACAACTTGTCTTGCTTGCACTACTAATGAGAGAAGGAATAAAAATATAATGAATACATTTTTTATCATAAATATATTATATCAGAATTCTCTTTATTCTCACTAGTATTCTTGTGGCTTAGTAGTGCTTAGAATATAATATTCTGATGATAATTTTAACAAAGGGATGCTATGAACTTTTTAGATGAGAGAATTTTGAATTATTCAATAGATAAGTCTAGTTGTCCTAGTAAGCACTGTGATGATCTAGAGTTATTTACTAAGGAAAATCACCCTCTACACCGAATGCTTTGTGGGAAGTTGGAGGCGTCTTTATTGAAGTTTTTAATTCACCTATCAGGGGCCAAAAGTGTTCTCGAATTAGGGACATTTACAGGCTATTCCGCTTTGTCCATGGCCGAAGCACTACCAATAGATGGACGAGTTACAACTATTGATAAGAATAAGAAAATAAATGAAATAGCCTCAAAGTTTTGGAAAGAATCTAAGGATGGGGATAAAATCCGTGCTCTCTTTGGAGATGGGCTAGAGGTTTTAGAAACTTTAGATGAAGAGTTTGATCTCATTTTTATAGACGCTGACAAGAGAAATTATAAGGCCTATTTTGATAAGTGCTTATCTCTTCTTTCTAAGAGCGGTTTCATTGTTGTAGATAATGTTCTTTGGTCGGGGAGAGTAGTAGAAGAGATTGGCAAAGAGCTTGAACAAGATAAGAGTACAGAGTACCTGGTTGAGTTCAATAATTATATTTCTTCTAGAGATGATCTTGTTAAAACACTTCTTCCTATTAGAGATGGTATCTATCTGATCAAGAGAGATTCTAATGCCTAAAACTATAATAAGAAATGATGAAAGAATAATTGATAACCATAGCAAGTTGATTGGCTACCTCTTATGGTTCTTTGGCTTTCTTGGAGTTCATAGATTTTATTATGGGAAGCAGATCTCGGGAACAATTTGGCTCTTTACTGGAGGTCTTGCAGGGATTGGGTGGATTGTAGATTTCTTTTTGATTCCAAGTATGGATGATGAGACTGATATAGCTTACTGGGATGGAGATATTCAATATAACGTTGCATGGGTGCTTTTAGTTCTAGTAGGCTATTTAGGCTTTCATAGACTTTATATGGGAAAAATAGGAACAGGCATTCTCTATTTATGTACGGGTGGCTTATTTGGAATTGGGATTATTTATGATTTTTGGACTCTTAATGATCAAATAAATGAAATTAATGTGACTCGTACTAAGAGTCACATAGGTTAATATGATTGCCAGGCTTAAATACACCGTAGAGCCCGGCTTTCTTTATTTTATTACACCAGTAATTATCTTTGTCTTTAAATGTCTTTTTGAATTTGGAGCGAAAACCTAGGAAGCCTACTCTAAAAGGCATATCATACTTTCTTTCAAAAATTATATCTGCTTGATCCATATAATCTTCTCTAAACTCTTTGAGCATTCTTATTATTCTCTCTTTCACATTCTTTGAGTAGATATATTTGATTTCGACAGACATTGGCTTTTGTAATCCTAAGTCTTTGGAAAGCTCTAAGAACTCCTCTAAGGTAGGTATTTTTTGATCTGGATGATCAGTTAGATGTAGTGTTTGAAGTTGCTCATAAGTTAAGTCATGAATCCTAATGAGGTTTAACTTTCTCTTTAGATATGGAATATCATTTTCCTCGGCAATGATATCTAGAGCTTCTTTGTTCTGTTTTTTATTGATCATTCTACGAATAGTTTTGTCATGAAAGACGACAACTTCTCCGTCTTTGGTCTCTTGAATATCAAATTCTAAGTAGAGAAAGTCTTCTTCAAATTGAAGTTCATGGAGTGAATTCTCTAGAGCGATTAGAGAGTTCTCGGGCAAGTGACTATAGTATTCCTTCTTCCCTCCACCTGCGCGGTGACCAAGGTTCTTTGCAAAAATATTTGTGGATAATAGTAGAAATACTAATATGACTTTCTTCACGATAAACTCCTTCTTATAGAGGGTTTATCGGTTGAAAAAAATATTTATTTAAATAATACGACCACTACCTAATTTTAGGGGGAGAGATAAAGTAGTGGCCGTATTAATTATAATTCAGAAGTGTAAAGAGTATGAATACTCTCAACTAACTTCCCAAATTGAACTGCTGATATTTCGCCACTTCTAGCTTCATCTCCATACTCTAAGGACTCAATTGATTGAACTCTTGAGCAGACGTCTTTTCCTAGATCAGTTATGATTTCACTTGCTGCGAATCTAATGAAACTATCTTCTGAATGAATATTTGTGATTTCAAAGCAAGATAAGTCTTGGTAGAACGAAAGTGATTTCTCAGTCTTAATTTCTGCACCATGAATTGAAGAAAGACTCATCACAGTTGCAACTAATAGCATTAGCTTTTTCATATCCGATTCCTTTGCTTGGTTATTTGATAGTGGCACTTAAAAGAGCAAGTTTAGGGCCAAGTTTTAGAATATGATTTGAGAGAGTTACGCGGGTTGGTTTTAATATGAATAAACAGCTGTCTAAAGTTTAGTCATTTTCAATTAATTTGCGTCTATAGTGTTGACGAAAACACGGGTCTAAAAATAGAATATATCTTTAAACATTAACTTTACATGAGGTAAGAAAATGGCAAAGAAAAAAGCGACTAAAAAAGCTGCAACTAAGAAGAAAGCAACAAAGACAACTAAAGCATCTAAGAAAAAAGAAATGCTATTAGTTGGATCAAAGACTAAAGAAGCTCTTAAAGGGAAGGGATACAATGTATCTTCAGACACTCTAGAAGCTATGAATAACTACGTTTACTGGCTTATTGAGCAAGCTCAAAAGAAGTGTACAGCTAACGGTAGAAAGACAATCAGACCTTACGATATCTTAGCGTAATTTCAATACATTATGGGGAGTCTTTCTCCCCATAAATTTTATATCCTTTCCTTAATATAATCTCAATTTCTAACACAATCTTCATATTTGAATTCATGTTATCTGTTAAAATCCGAAGGTATACCTATAAGGAGAATCTATATGAATTTAAAGATACGACTCATCCTCTGCTTTTTAGCAGTAGGTATCATTCCTTTTGCAATCTCTAGTTACATCGCGGTTGATAAGAGTTCTGAAGCTATAGTAAGTGAAGTTCATGAAAAAATTAAAGCAACAAAGAGCTTAAAAGAGCAACAATTAGAAAATCTCTTTTCTAGGTGGTACTCAAATGCTGAATTGTTATCAGCTTCAAGAAAGTTACAAGATATTTTTGTAAGAGCGGATGAAGAGTCATGGGCGTCAGTATCTAAGTATCAAGAGTACTTTGAGAGTGTTGCTAAGAATTCTCTCTTTGATGACTTTGCTCTTGTGACTAATGAAGGAAGAATTTTAGGAGCAGCCAAGAATGAAGCTCTAAGAAATTTGAATATGAATGAATTTGAAGGGACTCCATTATTTAAAGTATGGAATGAAGTTAAGCAGCACGAAGAGAATGAATATGTTGGTTATGCTTCATTGGAAAAGTATCCACTTTTTGAAAATACCTTTCATTCATTCTTAGTTGTGAAGTTTGCTAAGAATTCTTCTGATAGAGGAAGGTGGCTAAAGGGAGAGAGTATTGGAACACTGATCTTAATGATTCCAAATTCTCAGATTGATAAAGTTGCTAATAATAGAATTGGTATGGGAGATACGGGAGAAACGTACCTTGTCTCTAAGAAAGAGAGTGGTGAGACCATTTATGCCTCAAATAGAGTTGTTAAAAATGGACCTATTGGAGATTCTAAGAAAGGTTCTACTATAACAAGAATTTTCAAAGAGAAGACTGAGTTTAATGTTACAAAAGTTGGTTCAACAGGAGTGACAGAGATTGCTTATGCTTCTCTTTTTAAATTTAGAAATACTGAGCTTGCAATGTTTTCAACTCAGTCTCAAGACGAAGCTTTAACTTCAGTAGCTGAGTTTAAGAAATTAATAGGTGTTTTATCGATTGTCTTCTGTGTTGCAATCTTCATTGTAGCGGCAGGAATTGGGAATATGATCTCTAAGCCAATTTTGGCCATTAGTGATAGGTTATTTAGAAATGCAGAAGATGTTTCAAATGCTTCAAAGGAAATTGCGAGCTCAAGCTCAAGACTTTCATCTGCTACTACAGAGCAGGCGGCAGGTCTACAGGAAACCGTTTCATCGGTAGATGAAATAAGTGCAATGATTGATAGAAATACTGATGCTTCTAATGAGTCGAAGAAAGCTTCTGAGGAGAGTCGACAAGTTGCAGTTGAAGGTAAGCAGACAATTTCAGAAATGATTGAGGCCATTAATGATATTAACGAAAGTAACTCTCAAATTACTGGAGAGATGAGTGAATCAAATAAGAGAATTTCAGATATTGTTGTTCTCATAAAAGAGATAGGTGAAAAAACAAATGTAATTAATGATATTGTTTTTCAAACGAAGCTTCTCTCCTTCAATGCTTCAGTTGAAGCGGCAAGAGCAGGAGAGCATGGAAAAGGTTTTGCTGTTGTGGCCGAAGAAGTTGGAAACCTTGCTAATATGTCGGGGAAGGCAGCTGAAGAGATCTCTGAGATGTTAGAGGGAAGTGTAAAGACTGTTGAGGAGATTATCAGCTCGACTTCTCAAAAAGTTGATGGACTTATTACTAAGGGAAGAACGACTGTTGAAAGAGGAGCAAGTCTCGCTAATAAGTGTGGTGATGCCCTAGATAGAATTGTTGATAATGTTTCTCGAGTTAACGCTCAGGTAACGGAAATAGCAAACGCTTCAGTAGAGCAATCTCAAGGTGTTCAAGAAATTAATGTTGCCATGAAGCAACTTGATGAAGTGACTCATTTGAATAATCAAATCTCAAATGAAGCTAATACACAAGCAGATGCTCTAGAAGGGCAATCAAGAATTCTCTTTGAAGAAGTTGTTAAGTTGATGAGTGTTGTTAATGGTAACAAGAAACAAATTGAAAGTAGTGATCAGATGAACTCAGGAGAGTCGAAACCTCCGAGTGAATTCGATATGGTTTCATAGAGATTCTTGTTCATTCGCTTCTTTCGAAGTTTCATTGACGAGTGTTTTGTGAGTTCCTATAATATTTATAATTAGGAGCTCACATTGAAAAAGTTAATTTATATATTAGTATTCATCATCACATCATGTTCTACTTCCCAAAAAGTCACTCAATTGAGTGAGCAGGAAAAAGAGCTAGAGTCGATTAAATTTCCAAAGCCTTTACATACAACTATTGAAAACGGTGCTGTAAAAAAAGCGCAGTTTATTTATCCGTTTCAAAGAATTAAGGCTTCTCTCTTTTGTGGTGGACATGAGATTGCACTGGGGACACCTAAGGATGGACTAGCAACAGTCTATATCTCTTCATCAAGACATAAGACAGAGGGAAATATTTGGTGTGAGTACCGCTTTAACTTAGGGAAAGTTGAAAAGAAAATCCCTGTTGCCAAGTATTCAATTGTAAATGCGAATTACCCTTTAAGAAAGTTAACGGTACCTAAAAAGTACGCCAAGCTTAGCGATGAAGCTATTGAGAGATGGAAGAGAGAAAGTGCGCATATGGAGAAGGTGTATGCAGAAGTTATAACTGACCACGCTCTCTTTGATTCTCCCTTTAAGAAGCCTCTAAACTCTAAGATCACGGCTAAGTATGGCTCCAAAAGACTTTTCAATGATATGAAGCACTCTTGGCACTCTGGAATTGATTTTAGGGCCCGTATTGGAACTAAGATTCCATCAGCAAATAGAGGTAAAGTAATATTGGCCAGAGATCATTTCTTTACAGGTAAAACAGTGATTATCGATCACGGTATGGGAATTCTCACTATGTACTGTCATTTAAGTAAGTTTAAAGTGGTTGAGGGAGATATTATACCAAAGGGTGGAATCATTGCCCTGTCTGGAAATACAGGGCGCTCAAGCGGTCCTCATCTACATTGGGGAGTGAGAGTGAATGGCCATTGGGTTAATGGATTCACTCTACTCAATGAGGGAATTTAGTATTTTACAACTAGAAATGTTCCTGCAAATAAAAGGACTGCTCCACCAAGTCGGTATAGATTTATTGGCTTAATTGGCAGTCCTAGAACTCCATAATGATCTAGAATTAAACTCATTAATAATTGACCAGCAATAATAAGTGAAATCCAAGCTGTTGATCCAATCTTTGGAACTGCGATAATCGCGGCAAAGACAAAGCAACTTCCAAGTAGCCCCCCTGTAAGTAGAAAGGGGTTTACAGACGCTAGGTTTGCAATAGATGGAAACTTCACTGGGCCAAAGAGCATAAATAATAGAAAGACTAAAAAACCACCAGTAAAAGAAATGAAGGCCGCAATAAGTGGGTGACCAATTTCTGATGAAAGCTTAGAGTTAATGATGGCCTGAAAGGGAACTAAGAGTCCTGCACAGATACCAAGAATTGAAAAATATACTTTATACATTTGTTATCCTTTTTTATTGATTCTTTTTGAGTTTGGAAGCTAGAGATACAATACTTCTTGCTTCTAGTAAAAGTTATGAGAAAATATAGTTATAATTTTCCGGAGTTTAAATGTCTATTAATCTAATTCTACTCTCACTAATAATTATTGCACTAGGAATTATTATTCATAAGCTTTACTTTAAACATGACTCGTTTGATGTCAGAGAGAGCCTCTATCAATTTAAAGAGCAGTTAATTGAAAAATTCAGTAACGATACTTTAGAGAGACAAGCTGGTCTCGATAGATTTAAAGATGACTTATTAGAAAAACAGCAAAAGAGTATGCTGGAGTTGAGTAAGGTTATTGAGTCGAGGTTAGATGCAATTTCGTCAAAGGTTCAAGAGAATTTAGAAAAAGGCTTTAAGAAATCAAATGAAACTTTTCAAGGCGTAATTGAAAGACTTGCTAAAATAGATGAAGCCCAAAAGAAAATAGAGTCACTATCAACGAATGTTGTTTCTCTACAAGATGTACTGACGGATAAGAAGAGTCGTGGGATTTTTGGTGAAGTTCAACTAGGGAATCTTTTGAGTTCAGTCTTTGGTGAGAGAAATGAAAAAGTTTATAAGA
Proteins encoded in this window:
- a CDS encoding methyl-accepting chemotaxis protein, whose amino-acid sequence is MNLKIRLILCFLAVGIIPFAISSYIAVDKSSEAIVSEVHEKIKATKSLKEQQLENLFSRWYSNAELLSASRKLQDIFVRADEESWASVSKYQEYFESVAKNSLFDDFALVTNEGRILGAAKNEALRNLNMNEFEGTPLFKVWNEVKQHEENEYVGYASLEKYPLFENTFHSFLVVKFAKNSSDRGRWLKGESIGTLILMIPNSQIDKVANNRIGMGDTGETYLVSKKESGETIYASNRVVKNGPIGDSKKGSTITRIFKEKTEFNVTKVGSTGVTEIAYASLFKFRNTELAMFSTQSQDEALTSVAEFKKLIGVLSIVFCVAIFIVAAGIGNMISKPILAISDRLFRNAEDVSNASKEIASSSSRLSSATTEQAAGLQETVSSVDEISAMIDRNTDASNESKKASEESRQVAVEGKQTISEMIEAINDINESNSQITGEMSESNKRISDIVVLIKEIGEKTNVINDIVFQTKLLSFNASVEAARAGEHGKGFAVVAEEVGNLANMSGKAAEEISEMLEGSVKTVEEIISSTSQKVDGLITKGRTTVERGASLANKCGDALDRIVDNVSRVNAQVTEIANASVEQSQGVQEINVAMKQLDEVTHLNNQISNEANTQADALEGQSRILFEEVVKLMSVVNGNKKQIESSDQMNSGESKPPSEFDMVS
- a CDS encoding chemotaxis protein CheW; its protein translation is MEALSSNEIIENYIEKLIYGSFKVGSMEVALDVKLVQEVVNYPETVTKMPLPTPYLEGIFNLRGAIIPIVNLRELLGLGEIEITGTEKVAIVECQGAKIGLVFDSTSEILRISKEDIVPHSKENAQDAFMSGCIKLHEDSRMLHVLNIDSLVKISNISDLLTKQKISTGVLTHKDFQRNMKKCISFSVGSLQMSFEITGINEVIKVTELKESHVQCDLCLGVVELRGLVIPIIDINFYLEGTGYRLSDVVDQKIIILRNQEICIGLLVDSVESILSFSENDLMPIPIFREKYKELFAGCISKEGEGDIVLLDHRVILDNPEIIEISKGHDLIYNKDYKDENSQRKQVINQSFISFTLGDMYGFEIGDIREIISYPKEISPSPGASSYIKGVLNLRGDAVTIVDTRKLYSMNSVEIDYEKSKILIFEAGEKLVGLIVDSLESIVTIDINSKIILPKIVTRDLESKFGKDLKEVITYNAGEEKDRVLTVLNVENIALRF
- a CDS encoding SWIB/MDM2 domain-containing protein, whose amino-acid sequence is MAEEKGLKKPVKLKADLAAMLNATELPRTEITKKLWDYIKANKLQTKTENGAPENAGKFIVADATLLPIFKNTKSTSKSGKLTDLTNMKEGETINMMQMAAVVGANIEK
- a CDS encoding substrate-binding periplasmic protein, whose protein sequence is MIKNVFIIFLFLLSLVVQARQVVKVGGYEFPPFVIVKNNIPTGMTLDLIETINQSQSNYKFEFVLTTAKNRYRDFNSKKYDMIFFENIIWGWQEEPIQPSQVILNGGEVFIARVEKGRDQSFFDSLKGKTIYGINGFHYKFANFVSNKGYLEKYFGMKLGNSHEENIMSVLKSDTESMAIVTESFLNLFLNKNPELRERILQSKKFDQIYRHTILLRKDVSPSLNELNSLITKMKSEGILNQIWKKYGIEK
- a CDS encoding O-methyltransferase — protein: MNFLDERILNYSIDKSSCPSKHCDDLELFTKENHPLHRMLCGKLEASLLKFLIHLSGAKSVLELGTFTGYSALSMAEALPIDGRVTTIDKNKKINEIASKFWKESKDGDKIRALFGDGLEVLETLDEEFDLIFIDADKRNYKAYFDKCLSLLSKSGFIVVDNVLWSGRVVEEIGKELEQDKSTEYLVEFNNYISSRDDLVKTLLPIRDGIYLIKRDSNA
- a CDS encoding NINE protein translates to MPKTIIRNDERIIDNHSKLIGYLLWFFGFLGVHRFYYGKQISGTIWLFTGGLAGIGWIVDFFLIPSMDDETDIAYWDGDIQYNVAWVLLVLVGYLGFHRLYMGKIGTGILYLCTGGLFGIGIIYDFWTLNDQINEINVTRTKSHIG
- a CDS encoding glycerophosphodiester phosphodiesterase, with product MKKVILVFLLLSTNIFAKNLGHRAGGGKKEYYSHLPENSLIALENSLHELQFEEDFLYLEFDIQETKDGEVVVFHDKTIRRMINKKQNKEALDIIAEENDIPYLKRKLNLIRIHDLTYEQLQTLHLTDHPDQKIPTLEEFLELSKDLGLQKPMSVEIKYIYSKNVKERIIRMLKEFREDYMDQADIIFERKYDMPFRVGFLGFRSKFKKTFKDKDNYWCNKIKKAGLYGVFKPGNHINLCDS
- a CDS encoding chemotaxis protein CheD produces the protein MALKIVHVKIGEVKVARGEELLKATLGSCVGISFFDTKTSRCALAHCLLPTSNGGYGIGAKYVNQAMDSLVALMKVRGREQSDFIVSYAGGANMMNQIAHNRDNEIGYKNLMKLKEILSSYDFKVKELDCGDHCGRQMSILSPTGEVQVMRLDEG
- a CDS encoding CheR family methyltransferase, producing the protein MMSLPIEDLTDSNLKSVISFVHSATGITIPEHKKTMIQRRLSPRLKFHSLTSYSDYLKLVKSDSEEMVQFINMVTTNETNFFRTERVWEYFECTFLPSFLEMNPGKTLKVWSAAASTGEEGYSIGMCCEDFKRRQSTSFDYSVLGTDISSRVIDLATSGRYSGRNIDNIKKKSIDRFNRFFNKVGDQHIVSSILRSKVSFATHNLFNTLKSDELFDIVFLRNVLIYFSTEDQKKVIHHLIKKMAPGAILVVGESESLSNLNTELEFISPLIYRKRV